One window of Desulfovibrio subterraneus genomic DNA carries:
- a CDS encoding mannose-1-phosphate guanylyltransferase/mannose-6-phosphate isomerase, which yields MLIPVILSGGSGTRLWPLSRKLFPKQLMPMLGGKTSLLQATALRTAKQADISAPILVVNEEHRFMVAAQMQEVDITPAGIILEPAARNTAPAVAVAALTAMLQGEDPVLLVLPADHFIKDTDAFLAAVAVGVSSAEQGNLVTFGIVPDKPETGYGYIKRPAGAADAVPVECFVEKPDRPTAEEYLASGEYLWNSGMFMFKASVFLSELERFNQPMLAACQAASAGSRHDLDFIRLDKSAFSGCPSDSIDYAVLEKTDKAVVIPLSCGWSDVGSWSALQEVRDKDENNNVCIGDVVAEDTKGCYLHSTNRLIATLGLENVALVETKDAVLAAPLDRVQDVKNIVATLSRDNREEVISHCRVFRPWGNYEGIDLGERYQVKRITVYPGQILSLQKHFHRAEHWVVVKGTAIVTRGEEQVLLGEDQSTYISLGTVHRLENPGKVNLELIEVQTGSYLGEDDIVRLDDVYGRSADTGSGGEK from the coding sequence GTGCTGATCCCCGTAATCCTGTCCGGAGGTTCCGGTACCAGACTGTGGCCGCTTTCCCGCAAGCTGTTCCCCAAGCAGCTTATGCCCATGCTGGGCGGAAAGACATCTCTGCTGCAGGCCACCGCGCTGCGCACGGCAAAGCAGGCGGACATTTCCGCACCCATTCTGGTGGTCAACGAGGAGCACCGTTTCATGGTCGCAGCCCAGATGCAGGAAGTGGACATCACTCCTGCGGGCATCATCCTTGAACCGGCAGCCCGTAATACGGCTCCCGCCGTTGCCGTTGCCGCACTGACGGCCATGCTGCAGGGCGAAGACCCTGTACTGCTTGTGCTGCCCGCAGACCATTTCATCAAGGATACCGACGCATTTCTCGCCGCTGTTGCCGTAGGTGTTTCCAGCGCCGAGCAGGGCAATCTGGTGACTTTCGGCATTGTGCCGGACAAGCCGGAAACGGGCTATGGCTACATCAAGCGGCCTGCCGGAGCTGCCGATGCCGTCCCTGTTGAGTGCTTTGTAGAAAAGCCCGACCGCCCGACTGCGGAAGAGTATCTCGCTTCCGGCGAATATTTGTGGAACAGCGGCATGTTCATGTTCAAGGCATCGGTTTTTCTCAGCGAGCTGGAGCGTTTCAACCAGCCCATGCTGGCGGCGTGTCAGGCTGCTAGTGCCGGTTCCCGTCATGACCTTGATTTCATCAGGCTGGATAAGTCTGCTTTTTCCGGATGCCCGTCCGACTCCATTGACTATGCCGTTCTGGAAAAAACGGACAAGGCAGTAGTCATTCCTCTTTCCTGCGGCTGGAGCGATGTGGGATCGTGGTCTGCGCTGCAGGAAGTGCGCGACAAGGACGAAAACAACAACGTGTGCATCGGCGACGTGGTCGCAGAAGATACCAAGGGCTGTTATCTCCATTCCACCAACCGGCTCATCGCCACGCTGGGACTTGAAAATGTGGCCCTTGTGGAAACCAAGGACGCCGTGCTCGCCGCCCCGCTGGATAGGGTGCAGGATGTGAAGAACATCGTGGCCACCCTGAGCCGCGACAACAGGGAAGAGGTTATCAGCCACTGCCGCGTGTTCCGCCCGTGGGGCAACTACGAGGGCATTGACCTTGGCGAACGGTATCAGGTGAAGCGCATCACGGTGTATCCCGGCCAGATTCTTTCTTTGCAGAAGCATTTTCACCGCGCAGAGCACTGGGTAGTGGTCAAGGGCACCGCCATTGTTACCAGAGGGGAAGAGCAGGTGCTGCTTGGCGAGGACCAGTCCACGTATATTTCGCTGGGTACCGTGCACCGGCTGGAAAATCCGGGTAAGGTGAATCTGGAACTTATTGAAGTGCAGACCGGGAGCTATCTCGGTGAGGACGACATAGTGCGTCTGGACGATGTGTACGGCCGCAGCGCCGATACAGGGAGCGGGGGAGAGAAGTAA
- a CDS encoding PEP-CTERM sorting domain-containing protein, protein MKKLIATLAVALMVIAGSVSAHASIFFDPTGTGSMDGAFEISGLDWNVGAGVAVDSVIPADGSTWTHNSYVYMQSLLSVFNLAGGGVQAVNGYEVTAIAGFEEVGTYTANEVNFALKNPDNSYFQAFWDADSDANVNTGYNDGTKILDGIFTDVQKSDFELTGNLVDFDSSGADTMPGYGAMEGSGNTIATITLNYLNPFFFLLDQATQDALDAGSLYFTLTFKAGQSLPFEEALPPTESIDTKDGNVIEIDYEGLAGFGDYDHIVGAPNGDGSPGDFVFQIDGSSKFGTVPEPATILLSGLGLLVLGFFCRKNQVA, encoded by the coding sequence ATGAAAAAGCTTATCGCTACACTTGCAGTTGCGTTAATGGTCATCGCTGGGAGCGTGTCAGCCCATGCGTCAATTTTCTTTGACCCAACCGGAACCGGTTCTATGGACGGCGCGTTTGAAATCTCTGGATTAGACTGGAATGTTGGCGCGGGCGTTGCGGTAGACTCGGTCATTCCCGCTGACGGATCAACCTGGACCCACAATTCATATGTATACATGCAGTCGTTGCTGTCCGTTTTCAATCTTGCTGGCGGAGGAGTACAGGCTGTAAACGGGTATGAAGTTACCGCTATTGCAGGCTTCGAGGAAGTTGGGACCTACACTGCTAATGAAGTTAACTTTGCCCTGAAGAACCCCGACAACAGCTATTTCCAGGCATTCTGGGATGCGGATTCAGACGCTAATGTAAACACCGGGTACAATGACGGGACCAAGATTCTGGATGGGATATTCACTGATGTACAGAAGTCCGACTTTGAATTAACCGGAAATCTGGTTGATTTTGACAGCAGCGGAGCAGACACCATGCCCGGTTACGGTGCCATGGAAGGTAGCGGCAACACTATTGCAACCATTACGCTCAACTATCTTAACCCCTTCTTCTTCCTGCTTGATCAGGCCACCCAGGATGCTCTTGATGCTGGCAGCCTGTACTTCACCCTCACTTTCAAGGCCGGTCAGTCTCTTCCCTTTGAAGAAGCCCTGCCCCCCACCGAGTCCATTGACACAAAGGATGGTAACGTTATTGAAATCGACTACGAAGGACTGGCGGGTTTTGGTGATTACGACCATATAGTCGGAGCACCCAATGGAGACGGATCTCCTGGCGACTTCGTCTTCCAGATTGATGGATCCAGCAAGTTTGGCACCGTACCGGAACCCGCAACCATCCTGCTGAGCGGTCTTGGCCTGCTGGTACTCGGCTTCTTCTGCCGCAAGAACCAGGTAGCCTAA
- a CDS encoding ABC transporter ATP-binding protein — translation MQQVLVADNISKSFTTGTTVHHALKNVCLSVNKGEIVMLMGPSGSGKTTLLSIMGGILSPSSGEISIAGQSMTGVSSTKKGQLRLQHIGFIFQEYNLFPSLSALQNVQVALALRGESGKRARDEAATHLQSVGLGDKLDNHPSKLSGGQKQRLAIARALAGNPTLMLADEPTAALDSENGTIIMNLLKKLAREHNRAVVIVTHDNRIIDFADRILRIEDGHLIGPSDSTMNPLARPSQGARSPSGGDKA, via the coding sequence ATGCAGCAGGTTCTCGTCGCAGACAATATAAGCAAGAGCTTCACAACCGGCACCACTGTGCACCATGCACTTAAGAACGTCTGTCTCTCCGTGAACAAGGGAGAAATCGTCATGCTCATGGGCCCCTCGGGAAGCGGAAAAACCACTCTGCTCTCCATCATGGGTGGCATCCTGAGCCCCAGTTCAGGAGAAATATCCATTGCAGGACAGTCCATGACCGGAGTTTCCTCCACTAAGAAAGGCCAGTTGCGCTTGCAGCATATTGGTTTCATCTTTCAGGAGTACAACCTGTTCCCGAGCCTTTCCGCCTTGCAGAATGTGCAGGTCGCACTCGCACTGCGAGGTGAGAGCGGCAAAAGGGCACGAGATGAAGCAGCCACACATTTACAAAGTGTAGGGCTCGGAGACAAACTGGACAACCATCCGTCCAAGCTCAGCGGCGGACAAAAGCAGCGTCTGGCTATTGCCAGGGCGCTTGCGGGCAACCCAACTCTCATGCTGGCTGATGAACCTACGGCCGCACTGGATTCCGAAAATGGAACCATCATTATGAATTTGCTGAAAAAACTTGCCCGAGAACACAATCGTGCGGTTGTCATTGTAACGCATGACAATCGCATCATAGATTTTGCTGACAGGATATTACGCATCGAAGACGGACACCTCATCGGCCCCAGCGACAGCACCATGAATCCGTTAGCCCGCCCCTCGCAGGGAGCGCGTAGTCCGTCCGGAGGAGATAAAGCATGA
- a CDS encoding phosphomannomutase, giving the protein MADSLSCFKAYDVRGRVPDELNEDIAYRIGRAYAAFLQPARVAVGHDIRLSSPSMADALIRGLTEGGADVYHIGQCGTEEVYHAAFDMNVDGGIMVTASHNPKDYNGMKFVREGARPISGDTGLDEIGRMAARNEFAPAATTGTVSYHDNSGRYVEHLLGYIAPETLRPLKIVVDPGNGGAGKIISLLEKHLPFTFIKVHFEPDGNFPNGVPNPLLPENRAVTAAAVREHGADMGLAWDGDFDRCFFFDEQGNFIEGYYLVGLLAQAFLAKEQGAKIIHDPRLTWNTVDVVERSGGIAVQSKTGHAFIKERMRLEDAVYGGEMSAHHYFRDFAYCDSGMIPWLMVAQLVCTTGKSLSEHVAQAMRAYPASGEINRRVRDAAACIRAVRDAFEAQALRVDETDGISLEFADWRFNLRSSNTEPVLRLNVESRGDQALMEEITRTLLDIVDSVQ; this is encoded by the coding sequence ATGGCCGACAGCCTTTCGTGCTTCAAGGCGTATGACGTGCGTGGCCGTGTGCCCGACGAACTGAACGAGGACATCGCCTACCGCATAGGCAGGGCGTATGCCGCCTTTCTGCAGCCCGCCAGAGTTGCGGTGGGGCACGATATCAGGCTTTCCAGCCCTTCCATGGCGGATGCCCTTATCAGGGGCCTGACCGAGGGCGGGGCGGATGTCTATCATATCGGCCAGTGCGGAACCGAAGAGGTGTACCACGCGGCGTTTGATATGAACGTCGATGGCGGCATCATGGTGACCGCAAGTCACAATCCCAAGGATTATAATGGGATGAAGTTTGTCCGCGAAGGGGCGCGCCCCATCAGCGGCGACACCGGTCTTGACGAGATTGGACGCATGGCGGCCCGTAACGAATTTGCTCCGGCTGCCACAACGGGCACGGTGTCCTATCACGACAATTCCGGTCGTTATGTGGAGCATCTGCTGGGCTACATTGCGCCGGAAACGCTCAGACCGCTCAAGATAGTGGTCGATCCCGGCAACGGCGGCGCGGGCAAGATCATCTCCCTGCTGGAAAAGCACCTGCCCTTCACCTTCATCAAGGTGCACTTCGAGCCGGACGGCAACTTCCCCAATGGTGTTCCCAACCCTCTGCTGCCGGAGAACCGCGCTGTCACGGCGGCTGCGGTCCGCGAGCACGGTGCGGATATGGGGCTCGCGTGGGACGGCGATTTCGATCGTTGCTTCTTTTTTGACGAGCAGGGCAACTTTATCGAAGGCTACTATCTGGTCGGCCTGCTTGCGCAGGCATTTCTCGCGAAGGAACAGGGAGCCAAGATCATCCACGATCCGCGTCTGACGTGGAACACGGTGGATGTGGTGGAACGTTCCGGCGGTATTGCCGTGCAGTCCAAGACCGGTCATGCTTTCATCAAGGAACGCATGCGTCTCGAAGACGCGGTGTACGGCGGCGAAATGAGCGCCCATCATTACTTCCGCGACTTTGCCTACTGTGATTCCGGCATGATTCCGTGGCTCATGGTGGCCCAGCTTGTCTGCACTACGGGCAAATCCCTTTCCGAGCACGTGGCGCAGGCCATGCGAGCGTATCCTGCCAGCGGCGAGATCAACCGCAGGGTGCGCGATGCCGCAGCCTGCATACGGGCGGTGCGTGATGCGTTTGAAGCGCAGGCCCTGCGTGTGGACGAAACCGACGGCATAAGCCTTGAGTTTGCAGATTGGCGCTTCAACCTGCGCAGCTCGAATACTGAACCGGTGCTCAGGCTGAACGTGGAATCGCGCGGTGATCAGGCACTCATGGAAGAGATAACGCGTACCCTGCTGGATATAGTGGATTCAGTGCAGTAA
- a CDS encoding PilZ domain-containing protein has protein sequence MKTINYTYKISNEIGRRLECAAEEMGIASQELLDGIVDQFLYYRELSKTHGSDQRAFNRMHLSLPAMIYMKDTNGTHGKYQAATIRDISHIGLGLSCKDTAFGGTLRNSNSDTLDFEVFFSIGEDRLPLRFNCKAKRIDALGDELHVGAIFEMTDLDSKERLRSLLEKGGPVEAMLLNTPEQNDQP, from the coding sequence GTGAAAACCATAAACTATACATACAAAATCAGTAACGAAATAGGCAGACGCCTGGAATGCGCTGCCGAGGAAATGGGGATTGCCTCGCAGGAACTGCTGGATGGCATTGTCGACCAATTCCTCTATTACCGTGAACTGTCCAAAACGCATGGATCAGATCAAAGAGCTTTCAACCGCATGCATCTTTCGCTCCCGGCCATGATTTATATGAAGGATACAAACGGCACCCATGGAAAATATCAGGCTGCGACTATCAGAGATATTTCTCATATAGGATTAGGCCTATCCTGCAAGGATACCGCTTTTGGCGGAACTCTCAGAAATAGCAACTCAGACACACTGGACTTTGAGGTATTTTTCTCCATTGGCGAAGACAGATTACCGCTCCGGTTCAACTGCAAAGCCAAACGTATCGACGCCCTTGGCGACGAACTGCACGTCGGGGCCATATTTGAAATGACAGATCTGGACAGCAAAGAGAGGCTTCGCTCCCTGCTCGAAAAAGGCGGACCGGTAGAAGCAATGCTGCTTAACACACCTGAACAGAACGACCAGCCTTAG
- a CDS encoding CAAX prenyl protease-related protein yields MQFPAYLPRVAPFAIYMLFVAINEILVLLPGTSSLLSPENQTLLYPVKICFTAVSMIFFYRYYSEIQWKDLWRLSSSVLSIFIGIMVFGAWIYLTQPWAVMNMPQGTFTPQAAADGLPRMALIAVRLTGAALVVPIIEELFWRSFLIRYLQKTDFTSLPVGSISPLAFFGTAIIFALEHQSVAAGFLAGLAYNFIYWRTGSIAQCILSHAVTNLLLGLYVIWYERWWFW; encoded by the coding sequence ATGCAATTTCCAGCCTATCTTCCGCGTGTTGCCCCCTTTGCCATATACATGCTCTTTGTGGCCATAAACGAGATTCTGGTCCTGCTTCCCGGCACGTCATCGTTGTTGTCTCCGGAAAACCAGACTCTCCTTTATCCTGTAAAGATATGCTTCACCGCTGTTTCCATGATATTTTTCTACAGATATTACAGTGAAATACAGTGGAAAGATCTTTGGCGACTGAGCTCATCGGTCCTGAGCATTTTCATCGGCATAATGGTTTTCGGGGCCTGGATTTATCTGACACAGCCATGGGCAGTTATGAACATGCCCCAGGGCACCTTCACACCTCAGGCTGCAGCTGATGGACTCCCCAGAATGGCTCTTATAGCTGTGCGCCTTACCGGAGCTGCACTGGTTGTGCCTATCATTGAAGAACTATTCTGGCGCTCCTTTCTCATCCGGTATCTGCAAAAAACAGATTTTACCTCTCTGCCCGTGGGTAGCATATCGCCACTGGCTTTCTTCGGGACTGCGATTATTTTTGCGCTGGAACACCAATCCGTTGCAGCAGGTTTTCTTGCCGGTCTCGCATACAACTTCATTTACTGGCGCACAGGCAGCATTGCCCAGTGCATACTCTCTCACGCCGTGACCAACCTGCTGTTGGGGCTCTATGTCATCTGGTATGAACGCTGGTGGTTCTGGTAA
- a CDS encoding glycosyltransferase → MRILCIPYSHTYSHLSRVLEVGKELRQRGHLVEFAGESPKMRILEQEGFAIHPLFEPDPKQLFDNIRDGKLRFVDDTTLDRMIDEDVELFKSVRPDVVLTDGRFSARISTHIARIAHAAIVNVSSTAYRANPYMPLFPSIQASCGHNSPLCAMESKGWSRWLDALNLWLEMTIFNTAVPVFSKRSKQYGLPRTATATNCLAGGNLTLLADTPEYFPTRRLPPDYHYVGPIVWNGNSPAPDWWQEMKAQKDARPLIFVSMGSTAIPALFETVFSMLDTHGMRGVIATGGQTDGLPQDHPDIKVTPFIDGNHVLETSATVICHGGNGTIYQALGKGVPVIGIPTIPDQQFNMRRVESLGVGLTITPKQFEKSTATLHTAVQTILSTPRFADNAHSMQHIIAGYNAPLLCAERIEQLAASFKNGQ, encoded by the coding sequence ATGCGCATTCTCTGCATCCCCTACTCTCACACCTATTCACATTTGAGCAGGGTTCTTGAGGTAGGCAAGGAACTCAGGCAACGGGGACACCTTGTAGAGTTTGCAGGAGAGAGCCCAAAGATGCGCATTCTGGAACAGGAAGGGTTCGCAATCCACCCACTGTTCGAGCCAGATCCGAAGCAACTTTTTGATAATATCCGCGACGGTAAATTACGCTTCGTTGATGATACAACGCTGGACAGAATGATTGATGAAGACGTGGAACTCTTCAAATCTGTCCGCCCGGATGTAGTGCTCACGGACGGACGCTTCTCTGCAAGAATATCAACCCACATAGCCCGCATCGCCCATGCCGCCATAGTCAATGTCTCATCCACGGCATATAGGGCTAATCCCTATATGCCGTTGTTTCCATCAATCCAGGCCAGCTGCGGCCACAACTCGCCACTATGCGCCATGGAATCCAAAGGCTGGAGCAGATGGTTGGATGCCCTGAACCTCTGGCTGGAGATGACCATCTTCAATACGGCCGTGCCTGTCTTTTCGAAACGCTCAAAGCAATATGGCCTGCCTAGGACCGCCACCGCTACAAACTGTCTTGCAGGCGGCAACTTGACGCTTCTGGCTGATACACCCGAGTATTTCCCGACGCGGCGGCTTCCGCCCGACTATCACTATGTGGGCCCTATTGTATGGAACGGCAACTCCCCCGCACCCGACTGGTGGCAAGAGATGAAAGCGCAAAAGGACGCTCGCCCCCTCATCTTTGTCAGCATGGGGTCCACAGCCATTCCTGCTCTTTTTGAGACAGTGTTCAGCATGCTGGACACCCATGGCATGCGCGGAGTAATTGCAACTGGCGGTCAGACGGATGGCCTTCCGCAAGATCATCCGGATATAAAAGTCACCCCGTTCATTGACGGCAATCACGTGCTTGAAACAAGCGCTACGGTCATCTGCCATGGCGGAAACGGCACCATCTATCAAGCGCTGGGGAAAGGCGTCCCTGTTATCGGCATTCCCACCATTCCCGACCAACAGTTCAACATGCGCCGTGTCGAATCTCTGGGAGTCGGGCTGACAATCACTCCAAAGCAATTTGAGAAGTCCACCGCAACATTGCATACTGCCGTTCAGACGATACTTTCTACCCCTCGCTTTGCTGACAACGCCCATTCCATGCAGCACATCATTGCAGGATACAATGCCCCCCTGCTTTGCGCAGAACGCATTGAACAGCTGGCTGCATCTTTTAAGAACGGACAATAA
- a CDS encoding HlyD family secretion protein, with translation MKVLLIIFISFLAAGAGYVYLDKHMAAQSEVVLPVTPAAQHIAEAGNKFIVASGIVEPVSEELELSFEQSGLIEEVLVAEGAAVQSGQLLASLRQDSYIAKVEIARAEVNIAEAEYRKLASGGRPQERDEAWAAARQAKMVMEQNLREAKSRDALLKKNHIAAEETDRAWKEYYVAKEAHKEALLRFELADRPFRSEDINKAAFSVNASQARLHEAEAELAKTRLTAPISGTVLRLIRKGGEAVSVLFDSPVLALGDISVLNIRTEVDEKDIGHLSLGQPAYATATAFGEQRFPGRITRISQIMGRKKISSGDPAETMDRKVLEVIITLDAPGPLVSGLRTDVFISTKK, from the coding sequence ATGAAAGTCTTACTCATCATTTTTATATCCTTTTTGGCAGCGGGGGCCGGATATGTATATCTGGATAAACATATGGCTGCCCAATCCGAAGTGGTTTTACCGGTTACTCCTGCGGCGCAACATATTGCTGAGGCCGGAAATAAGTTCATTGTCGCCTCCGGCATTGTTGAACCGGTTTCCGAAGAGCTGGAACTCTCATTTGAACAGAGCGGCCTGATTGAAGAAGTGCTTGTAGCGGAGGGCGCAGCCGTTCAATCGGGACAGTTGCTGGCCAGCCTCCGTCAGGACTCTTACATCGCCAAAGTTGAGATAGCCCGGGCTGAAGTCAATATTGCCGAAGCCGAATATCGCAAGCTGGCTTCAGGAGGGCGTCCACAGGAAAGAGATGAAGCCTGGGCTGCGGCCAGGCAAGCGAAAATGGTCATGGAACAAAATCTGCGAGAAGCCAAAAGCAGAGATGCTCTGCTCAAGAAGAATCATATCGCCGCTGAAGAGACAGACAGAGCCTGGAAGGAATATTATGTAGCCAAAGAAGCACATAAGGAAGCGCTACTACGATTTGAACTTGCAGACCGTCCATTCCGGTCTGAAGACATTAATAAAGCGGCATTCTCGGTCAATGCCAGCCAGGCAAGGCTCCATGAAGCCGAAGCGGAACTGGCCAAAACCAGATTAACCGCTCCAATTTCCGGAACAGTTCTACGCCTCATCCGCAAAGGCGGTGAGGCAGTTTCCGTTCTTTTCGACAGTCCGGTATTGGCACTGGGAGACATAAGCGTCCTGAACATCAGGACAGAGGTCGATGAAAAGGATATCGGGCATCTGAGCCTTGGCCAACCGGCCTATGCCACAGCCACTGCTTTCGGAGAGCAGCGCTTTCCCGGCCGTATCACCCGCATCAGCCAGATTATGGGCAGAAAAAAAATCAGTTCCGGAGATCCTGCCGAAACTATGGATAGAAAGGTTCTGGAAGTCATCATTACGCTTGACGCCCCCGGACCGCTGGTAAGCGGTCTCCGCACAGACGTATTCATCTCTACCAAGAAATAA
- a CDS encoding glycosyltransferase family 4 protein, with protein MRLGGAEKLVHDLAVEHARRGARASIVCFDGENYDTSTLDAHAISIHHIPRRPIFFDWKVLHGLCRFVKENAVQLLHAHDLSSMAYASAAGTLCRIPVIMTEHSRHYLDVRARRRWEKRFFAYGLDALVEVSPQLMEASAVKDGVSRSKIQTILNGVDIATLQQADGSGFRKEIAASENHFLIGSVGRLEHIKGPDILLDAFAAMAVSAHEARLVYTGSGSMEPHLRERAAALGLSNRVILAGARSDIPEILAALDCFVMPSRSEGLPFALLEAMAAGKPVISTSVGHIPDILKHGQNGCLVQPESPDELSKTLLSVIKDNTLRNTIAKQAPEIVQRQYAQSVMFNEYEALYDSLCR; from the coding sequence ATGCGGCTTGGCGGTGCAGAAAAACTTGTCCATGACCTCGCGGTTGAACACGCGCGACGCGGCGCACGCGCATCCATAGTCTGCTTTGATGGCGAGAATTATGACACCTCCACACTGGATGCACACGCCATAAGCATCCACCACATCCCGCGGCGCCCCATATTTTTCGACTGGAAGGTGCTACATGGCCTTTGTCGCTTTGTGAAAGAGAACGCAGTACAGTTACTCCACGCCCATGACCTCTCCAGCATGGCTTACGCCTCTGCAGCAGGAACCCTGTGCCGCATCCCGGTCATCATGACCGAACACAGTAGACATTACCTGGATGTACGAGCCCGAAGGCGCTGGGAAAAACGTTTTTTTGCTTACGGATTGGACGCCCTTGTTGAGGTGTCTCCGCAACTGATGGAAGCCTCTGCCGTAAAAGACGGCGTTTCACGCAGTAAAATACAAACCATCCTGAACGGAGTGGACATAGCCACCCTGCAACAGGCTGACGGAAGCGGCTTCAGAAAAGAGATTGCGGCTTCAGAAAACCATTTTCTCATCGGCTCGGTGGGCAGACTTGAGCACATCAAAGGACCAGACATTCTGCTGGATGCCTTTGCCGCAATGGCGGTTAGTGCGCACGAAGCGAGGCTTGTATATACGGGCTCTGGCAGCATGGAACCTCACTTACGCGAAAGAGCCGCAGCATTGGGTTTAAGTAATCGGGTTATACTCGCCGGTGCCCGAAGCGATATTCCAGAAATACTTGCCGCACTGGACTGTTTTGTCATGCCCTCCCGCTCCGAGGGGCTGCCCTTTGCCCTACTGGAAGCCATGGCAGCAGGAAAACCCGTCATTTCGACCAGTGTGGGTCATATTCCGGACATATTGAAGCATGGTCAGAATGGCTGCCTGGTGCAACCAGAATCCCCCGATGAACTTTCGAAAACACTACTCTCTGTTATCAAGGACAACACCCTGCGGAACACTATTGCGAAACAGGCCCCTGAAATCGTTCAACGCCAATATGCCCAGTCTGTCATGTTCAATGAGTACGAAGCGCTATACGACTCTTTGTGCAGGTAA
- a CDS encoding sigma-54-dependent transcriptional regulator has translation MSESGRDSLFCTSGGYVLNGYAKGKSSKSWTKMEKIHIIDDRKDFCVAFSSMIKRMGYPCETSNSISEGMQRLWENPSDIIFMDVNLPEGNSLEHIGELSLSPGTPDVVVITANGNSDNAESAIRAGAWDYLVKPITFAKLEETVTRCLTHRAARREYELKAEFERGDILGNSPRFEQVLQRLAIVSRSIGNVLLIGETGTGKELLAKAIHKNSDRRDNAFIVVDCTNLPTTLAESILLGHAKGAFTDAKEASDGLFKQADGGTIFLDEIGDLDLSIQKSLLRVLQERSFRPLKSLKEVQSDFRVVAATNKNLTEMVEKGEFRRDLYYRLRTNVLEVPPLRERREDIASLVRYFADYICDQLKMPKKKISKDFIAAMEAYDFPGNVRDVINIMHTAVSNSFDVGTLYVHHLPREVRAFLMKHSMAGGDGSCTRVEEVDVPLTVVFQGDEFPTIKDVRRQVVDQMEQDYLNRLIERFGFEVVMLCKISGMSRARLYELLNKHGISLKK, from the coding sequence ATGAGCGAATCTGGTCGCGACAGTCTTTTTTGCACTAGCGGGGGGTATGTCCTGAATGGATATGCCAAAGGCAAATCAAGCAAGTCGTGGACTAAGATGGAAAAAATTCACATCATAGATGATCGTAAGGATTTTTGCGTAGCTTTTTCATCCATGATCAAGCGGATGGGCTATCCTTGCGAAACCTCCAATTCCATTAGTGAAGGTATGCAGAGACTCTGGGAGAACCCGAGCGATATTATCTTCATGGATGTCAATTTACCGGAAGGTAATTCCCTTGAACATATAGGGGAGTTGTCGCTTTCTCCGGGAACTCCGGATGTTGTAGTCATCACCGCTAACGGCAATAGTGATAATGCTGAATCCGCTATACGCGCCGGTGCTTGGGATTATCTCGTAAAGCCTATTACGTTTGCGAAGCTGGAAGAGACTGTTACTCGTTGTTTAACACACCGGGCTGCGCGCCGTGAATATGAGCTTAAAGCCGAATTTGAGCGTGGAGATATTCTTGGAAATAGTCCCCGGTTTGAACAAGTGCTTCAGCGGCTTGCCATCGTTTCCCGTTCTATCGGTAATGTGCTTCTTATAGGAGAAACGGGGACAGGTAAGGAACTGCTGGCCAAGGCTATCCACAAGAACAGTGACCGGCGTGATAACGCCTTTATTGTTGTGGACTGTACCAATCTGCCTACGACCCTTGCCGAGAGTATTCTGCTTGGCCACGCCAAAGGAGCTTTTACCGATGCTAAAGAGGCAAGCGATGGCCTGTTCAAGCAAGCGGATGGCGGAACAATTTTTCTGGATGAGATAGGAGACCTGGATCTTTCTATTCAGAAATCGTTGCTGCGCGTACTGCAGGAACGTTCATTCAGGCCTTTGAAATCACTTAAGGAAGTGCAAAGTGATTTTCGTGTGGTGGCAGCCACCAACAAGAATCTTACGGAAATGGTGGAGAAGGGCGAGTTTCGCAGAGACCTTTATTACCGTCTGCGTACCAATGTACTTGAGGTGCCACCTCTAAGGGAGCGCAGGGAGGATATAGCCTCTCTGGTCAGGTACTTTGCGGATTATATTTGCGATCAGCTCAAGATGCCCAAAAAGAAGATATCAAAGGATTTCATTGCAGCGATGGAAGCCTACGATTTTCCGGGCAACGTGCGTGACGTGATTAACATTATGCATACAGCGGTGAGTAATTCCTTTGATGTAGGTACGCTGTATGTGCACCACCTGCCGAGGGAAGTGCGGGCTTTTCTCATGAAGCACTCCATGGCTGGAGGAGATGGTTCCTGCACCAGGGTGGAGGAAGTGGATGTGCCGCTTACGGTAGTCTTTCAAGGGGATGAATTTCCAACAATAAAGGATGTGCGGCGGCAGGTGGTTGATCAGATGGAGCAGGATTATCTGAACAGACTCATTGAACGATTTGGTTTTGAAGTTGTCATGCTTTGCAAAATATCTGGTATGTCGCGCGCAAGATTATATGAGTTGCTGAATAAACACGGTATTTCGCTCAAGAAATAA